From a region of the Calliphora vicina chromosome 4, idCalVici1.1, whole genome shotgun sequence genome:
- the LOC135956748 gene encoding uncharacterized protein LOC135956748: MNLKPTILLISMFLGCILSTVEAYPDYEDEGSHAQAENAQHNANDELYDPALFQQKVEATDRKYEAINHMDMDMDSKTEVTLKNVRNISDNQLSNEYISIENEDQHDIDMADEIEEDDNNTSIQSTEQNAKVFNKEEEYGTDNPLSKKIRMGRLFNSTITTTVPQYIRKLADENPILTAKDINVSNSDYVENEDEIVDRILRKHTTKIPLSRSLDNSSEENDDIVPLAMKYYDEIPPENASSFRHVEEVNSEDYYEDEYHDPESTTTTTSTTIQTPDNSLLRTLFAGFTTTTDLITSTTTAPTLTPTPLTTTLAGNNPIIGQFDSSVFTTSAPLPPPPQPQTQTVLGLTTTSRIAAAVAATNDKKGKQIPIISTVPVVTTTTTISSRRRLLPHEQLRNYIEDAYIRMPLAVIVDPSAESLEKTKTLWNDAMRSNLNIKIVLVTLNESEESPAAFYFNNTRQFLTGLNSIKEQKSGDAFRGISHAAELVPYDSAVFISTAQLAKHTDQVQDSAITLLKKRIRLYLIWFGERSLSENETQDSVGGILGEVAIRSGGEILHIVGSENSQELEGSTLTIVADALRGSQEVDVPVDTTLSSLHVKIDKLMRRAVLETPNGEINLKKLVKFKTHSLNTFDDEDKRLDAYVPLTKLRKATVYKLKVIPEDLTTEYSVFIRGERKADTFLDDMIKHFETYFFEGHTSYPARVRNGKLQQSLVPAVSDVTPILTHGNLQFPKDEKTLPKSQVETFSTQEIHQNTINTHANNISSLAATTAQPQQRNTNILQRTNTKIEMGTQSQILIAPGMLGQLYFEITNTGSEATYYTIQVVDERRYLMRLTPQSLFLRAGQMTTVTVTVLVPQNANGNTVDHITFSTTAAGTTTSLTLNLKVITTIDAQDNTSPAISWTFGSRCEGVSSEFDSCSERFWSMYITAQDWQTGIMRLQATPSSGLIYTKSYTVGTTEPLKASYVASCCEPKVSLVAFDVAGNQRSHTIDVRELVLTEASIAAIALGVILLILLIILLIAAIVWCCRRRKIVLDLPTYRSHSTRSME; the protein is encoded by the exons ATGAACTTAAAGCCTACAATATTACTAATATCAATGTTCCTGGGGTGTATACTAAGTACAGTGGAAGCCTATCCCGACTATGAAGATGAGGGTAGCCATGCTCAGGCTGAGAATGCTCAACACAATGCTAATGATGAACTTTATGATCCTGccttatttcaacaaaaagttGAAGCCACCGATAGAAAATATGAAGCAATTAATCATATGGACATGGATATGGACTCAAAAACAGAAGTCACTTTAAAGAATGTGCGCAATATATCAGACAATCAATTATCtaatgaatatatttcgatagaAAATGAAGATCAGCATGATATTGATATGGCAGATGAAATTGAAGAAGATGATAATAATACATCTATACAAAGTACCGAACAAAATGCGAAGGTGTTCAACAAGGAAGAGGAATATGGAACTGACAATCCACTaagtaaaaaaatcagaatGGGTAGACTTTTTAACTCCACCATTACCACAACAGTACCGCAATATATACGAAAACTTGCAGACGAAAACCCAATTTTAACAGCGAAAGACATTAATGTTTCCAATTCCGATTATGTGGAAAATGAAGatgaaattgtagatcgtataCTCAGAAAGCATACAACCAAAATACCCTTGAGCAGAAGCCTAGACAATTCTAGTGAGGAAAATGATGATATTGTTCCCTTGGCTATGAAATATTATGATGAAATACCTCCTGAAAATGCCTCTTCATTCCGTCATGTAGAGGAAGTCAATTCGGAAGACTACTACGAAGATGAATATCATGATCCAGAgtcaacaacgacaacaacatcCACCACGATACAGACACCTGACAATAGCCTTTTACGCACTTTATTTGCAGGCTTCACCACAACCACTGACTTGATCACCAGCACAACGACAGCACCTACGCTCACACCAACCCCTCTCACAACAACCTTAGCTGGCAATAATCCCATAATTGGACAATTTGACTCATCAGTATTTACAACTTCAGCACCGCTACCCCCACCACCCCAACCACAAACACAAACAGTATTGGGTTTAACAACAACATCACGTATTGCAGCTGCCGTCGCTGCCACAAAtgacaaaaaaggtaaacaaatacCCATTATCAGCACAGTTCCAGTTGTTACAACGACTACAACAATCAGCAGTAGACGTCGTCTTTTGCCACACGAACAATTACGTAACTACATTGAAGATGCCTACATACGTATGCCACTTGCGGTCATCGTTGATCCATCTGCAGAATCATTGGAGAAAACGAAAACATTATGGAATGATGCCATGCGCtcaaatttgaatataaaaattgttttggtgACATTAAATGAGTCCG AGGAATCACCAGCTGcattttatttcaacaatacTCGACAATTTTTAACCGGTTTAAATAGTATCAAAGAGCAAAAGAGCGGTGATGCCTTCAGGGGAATATCACATGCAGCAGAATTAGTACCCTATGACAGTGCAGTATTTATATCAACGGCCCAATTAGCCAAACACACAGATCAAGTGCAAGATTCGGCCATAACACTGCTCAAAAAAAGAATAAGG cttTATCTTATTTGGTTTGGTGAACGCTCGTTAAGTGAAAATGAAACACAAGACTCAGTTGGCGGTATATTGGGAGAGGTAGCCATACGATCAGGTGGAGAAATTTTACATATAGTGGGTAGTGAGAATTCCCAAGAATTGGAAGGTAGTACG CTAACAATAGTAGCCGACGCCTTGCGTGGTTCCCAGGAAGTCGATGTACCCGTGGATACAACATTATCAAGTTTACATGTAAAAATCGATAAACTGATGAGAAGAGCAGTTTTGGAAACGCCCAATGGCG aaattaatttgaaaaaattagttaaatttaaaacacactCATTAAACACATTTGATGACGAAGATAAGCGCTTAGATGCTTATGTGCCTTTAACAAAATTACGCAAAGCCACTGTTTACAAATTAAAGGTGATACCAGAAGATTTAACAACGGAATACAGTGTTTTCATAAGAGGCGAACGTAAAGCTGACACTTTTCTAG ATGATATGATTAAACACTTTGAAACATATTTCTTTGAAGGCCACACCTCATACCCGGCCCGTGTACGCAATGGTAAGTTGCAACAGAGTCTTGTACCAGCCGTTAGTGATGTCACACCAATTCTAACACATGGTAATTTACAATTTCCAAAAGATGAAAAAACTTTGCCGAAAAGTCAAGTTGAAACATTTTCGACTCAAGAAATACACCAGAATACAATAAATACCCATGCAAATAATATTTCATCTCTGGCGGCAACAACAGCGCAGCCTCAACAaagaaacacaaatattttacaaagaacaaatacaaaaatagaaatGGGTACACAATCGCAAATTCTAATAGCACCCGGTATGTTGGGacaattatattttgaaatcaCAAATACAGGTTCGGAAGCGACCTACTATACTATACAAGTAGTAGATGAAAGACGATATTTAATGAGATTAACACCACAAAG TTTATTTTTACGTGCTGGTCAAATGACGACGGTTACAGTAACAGTTTTAGTGCCACAAAATGCAAATGGAAACACTGTAGATCATATCACATTTTCGACAACAGCAGCTGGAACTACAACTTCCCTAACACTTAATCTTAAAGTTATAACTACCATAGACGCAcag GACAACACATCGCCTGCTATTTCATGGACGTTTGGCAGTCGTTGTGAAGGAGTTTCCAGCGAATTTGATTCATGTTCAGAACGTTTTTGGAGTATGTACATTACCGCCCAGGATTGGCAAACTGGTATAATGCGTTTACAAGCCACTCCCTCCTCCGGTTTAATTTACACAAAATCATATACGGTTGGCACCACCGAACCTTTGAAGGCTTCTTATGTGGCTTCTTGTTGTGAGCCCAAAGTATCGCTAGTGGCCTTTGATGTAGCTGGCAATCAACGCTCCCATACCATCGATGTTAGGGAGTTGGTGTTGACAGAAGCCTCAATAGCAGCCATTGCTTTGGGAGTTATTTTACTAATACTGCTTATTATATTGTTAATAGCTGCCATAGTATGGTGTTGTCGCCGCCGTAAAATAGTATTAGATCTACCAACATATAGGTCACATTCTACCAGAAGTATGGAATAA
- the LOC135958774 gene encoding U3 small nucleolar RNA-associated protein 6 homolog has translation MAEIIKEIQERDLSEYETIKSNGICSDEDLHKLIKERERFETKVIQSKKTAINYIEYIQFEKNTHKWITEKEKQSGCNLTDVKKSIIQRIIKLYRNATQQFPHDERLWNSFIQFSQKSNPGQVAGTYEKMLSYHGDKDNIWCDYALWAYESTQLLKNVKEIFFRALKRHPTSEVINLTFFDILIKETVRISNVDKLNVAERQLGLDRAVLLYRNNRSKITNVSYYLKLLERCEDPKFVNCTVLLQKEIIDDVLKYFYAQAIVWDYLAQRELKGYNMIDLQEITSQKVAEIQDMQTNLEDEKDPAIKGEVWKVRSLKTRIELCFRVYEKAVDAVPTEEMWSYLINAMLDLNQDVRMEGELKRHCLAKSFNMGHKSGLMSVEHYQACVEMLLKSPNGIKHVEQLLKEATETHKNEKLYELWMRAYAETQNEPKFYEIFCKANKDLGTAKCISVWLLALKFYKAYHEENPKKLSEILKEAAKQIHPEFGQFRAYYLEYTMTYESLKKARDLYDELCQFPPPCLELHKKMAEIEFQAGTHSKGDISKIRKCCENAVHYFGESNVEVWIDLLKFERDMGNIKLMSIIYERAKNTLNPDLVDTFVTEYSLLKVIM, from the exons ATGGCggaaattattaaagaaattcaagAACGAGATTTATCAGAGTATGAAACTATTAAATCTAATGGTATATGCAGCGATGAAGACCTGCATAAATTGATAAAGGAACGTGAACGTTTTGAAACGAAAGTGATTCAAAGCAAAAAGACTGCCATAAATTATATCGAgtatatacaatttgaaaagaaTACACATAAATGGATAACTGAAAAGGAGAAACAATCTGGTTGCAATTTGACCGACGTCAAGAAATCTATAATTCAACGCATTATAAAATTGTATCGCAATGCAACACAGCAGTTTCCACACGATGAAAGACTGTGGAATAGTTTTATACAATTTAGTCAAAAATCAAACCCCGGACAAGTAGCTGGCACATATGAAAAAATGTTGTCG TATCATGGCGACAAAGATAATATTTGGTGCGATTATGCTTTGTGGGCCTATGAATCAACGCAATTGCTGAAAAATgtcaaagaaatatttttccgTGCCCTCAAAAGACACCCAACTTCAGAAGTAATTAATCTAACATTTTTCGATATACTGATTAAGGAAACAGTAAGAATTTCCAATGTTGACAAACTCAACGTGGCTGAACGTCAACTTGGTCTGGATAGAGCGGTATTGCTGTATCGAAACAATAGATCGAAAATAACAAATGTTTCCTACTACCTCAAACTATTAGAACGATGCGAAGATCCCAAGTTTGTGAACTGCACTGTTCTTTTACAAAAGGAGATAATTGATgatgtattaaaatatttctatgcTCAAGCTATAGTTTGGGATTATTTAGCCCAAAGAGAATTAAAAGGTTACAATATGATCGATTTACAAGAGATTACATCCCAAAAAGTGGCTGAAATACAAGATATGCAAACAAATTTGGAGGATGAAAAAGATCCCGCAATCAAGGGTGAAGTATGGAAGGTAAGAAGTCTGAAAACACGCATTGAGTTATGTTTTCGAGTTTACGAAAAAGCCGTAGACGCAGTGCCCACCGAAGAAATGTGGTCGTATCTCATTAATGCCATGTTAGATCTTAATCAAGATGTACGCATGGAGGGTGAATTAAAACGACACTGCCTAGCAAAATCATTTAATATGGGCCACAAGTCCGGACTTATGAGTGTTGAACACTATCAAGCCTGTGTAGAGATGCTTTTGAAATCACCTAATGGTATAAAGCATGTCGAGCAACTACTTAAAGAAGCCACCGAAAcacataaaaatgaaaaattatatgaattGTGGATGCGTGCCTATGCTGAAACTCAAAATGAGCCAAAATTCTATGAAATCTTTTGCAAAGCTAATAAGGATTTGGGCACAGCCAAATGCATTTCTGTTTGGTTATTAGCTTTGAAATTCTATAAAGCATATCACGAAGAAAACCCCAAGAAATTGAGTGAAATACTTAAGGAAGCTGCCAAACAAATACATCCAGAATTTGGGCAGTTCCGAGCTTATTACTTAGAATACACCATGACTTATGAATCTTTGAAGAAAGCCCGTGATCTATATGACGAATTGTGTCAATTTCCCCCACCTTGCTTAGAGTTGCACAAAAAAATGGCCGAAATTGAATTTCAAGCTGGTACACAT tcCAAGGGCGATATTAGTAAAATACGCAAGTGCTGTGAAAATGCTGTCCATTATTTTGGTGAATCTAATGTGGAGGTGTGGATTGATCTATTAAAGTTTGAGCGCGATATGGGCAATATAAAGTTGATGTCTATTATTTATGAAAGGgccaaaaatacattaaatccAGATTTGGTGGATACATTTGTTACGGAATATTCATTACTAAAGGTTATAATGTAA
- the Csl4 gene encoding exosome complex component CSL4, which translates to MTANGSEKKVKHSNLICLPGQRLCLSDENTIAGQGTYERMGYIYATLAGTVNIREHDNCKFIEVQCAGNQTIVPVAGDVVTARVLQVNQRFAKCSILSIGEHVLEQNYRAMLRKEDVRSTEKDRVEMYKSFRPGDIILARVLPQTELSCYQLSTAENELGVVVAIASECGPQSAPMVPVSWTEMQCPNTLVKEPRKVAKIVPASALKTEKS; encoded by the exons atgacTGCAAATGGTTCTGAGAAAAAAGTTAAGCATTCAAATTTAATATGTTTGCCTGGCCAACGACTTTGTTTATCAGATGAAAACACTATAGCCGGTCAGGGCACCTACGAACGTATGGGATACATATATGCCACACTTGCCGGAACGGTGAATATACGGGAACACGACAAT tgcaaGTTCATCGAGGTTCAATGTGCTGGAAATCAAACTATAGTTCCAGTAGCTGGAGATGTTGTCACTGCACGTGTTTTGCAAGTAAATCAACGTTTTGCTAAATGTTCCATACTCAGTATAGGAGAACACGTATTGGAACAAAACTATCGGGCTATGCTGCGTAAAGAGGATGTCAGGTCCACCGAAAAAGATCGTGTTGAGATGTATAAATCTTTTCGTCCTGGAGATATTATATTAGCCAGAgta TTACCCCAAACCGAATTGTCTTGCTATCAATTAAGTACTGCTGAAAATGAATTGGGAGTAGTGGTTGCAATAGCTAGCGAATGCGGTCCACAAAGTGCTCCTATGGTTCCAGTAAGTTGGACGGAAATGCAATGTCCTAATACGTTAGTTAAAGAGCCCCGCAAAGTTGCAAAAATTGTTCCCGCAAGTGCTTTGAAAACAGAAAAATCCTGA
- the RfC38 gene encoding replication factor C subunit 3, with protein MALWVDKHRPRELLKLDYHKEQAENLRNLSQQGDFPHLMFYGPSGVGKKTRIMCLLRELYGPGVERLRNETMTFTTPSNRKIEVMTVSSNYHLEVNPSDAGMYDRVVVIDLIKQVAQTHQIDPNGQRDFKVIVLSEVDELTKDAQHALRRTMEKYVATCRIILSVNSTSRVIPAIRSRCLGIRVAAPSPTEMCSVLQAISKRENIALPSELAERIIDKSERNLRRAILMLEACKVQQYPFTAQQDIVELDWQVFLRETASQILTEQSPAKLEKVRDRLYELLAQGVPPDVIFQGLVKELVRNCDMSIKAKTLEYAALYEHRMQNGAKHIFHLEAFVAQFMSIYKKFIAEAMMMDDF; from the exons ATGGCTTTATGGGTGGATAAACATCGTCCTCGGGAACTACTTAAATTAGATTATCACAAG GAACAAgctgaaaatttaagaaacctAAGCCAACAGGGAGATTTTCCGCATTTGATGTTTTATGGACCATCAGGAGTTGGTAAAAAAACTCGTATTATGTGTCTACTTCGAGAACTTTATGGTCCAGGCGTAGAAAGACTCCGCAATGAGACAATGACATTTACAACACCATCAAATCGTAAAATTGAGGTAATGACTGTTAGCAGTAATTATCACTTGGAGGTAAATCCCTCAGATGCTGGCATGTACGATCGTGTTGTTGTTATTGATCTAATTAAACAAGTAGCACAAACACATCAAATTGATCCCAATGGCCAAAGAGATTTCAAGGTAATTGTTTTATCAGAAGTAGATGAATTAACTAAAGATGCTCAGCATGCTTTGCGTCGCACCATGGAGAAATATGTGGCCACTTGTCGTATTATATTGTCAGTGAATTCAACATCAAGAGTTATACCCGCCATACGTTCTCGTTGTTTGGGTATACGCGTGGCTGCTCCCAGCCCCACAGAAATGTGTTCTGTTCTACAAGCCATAAGTAAGCGGGAAAATATAGCTTTGCCTTCCGAATTAGCCGAACGCATAATTGACAAATCAGAACGAAATTTACGTAGGGCTATATTGATGTTAGAGGCATGCAAGGTCCAACAGTATCCATTCACAGCCCAACAGGACATAGTCGAACTTGATTGGCAAGTATTTTTGCGAGAAACCGCCAGTCAAATTCTAACTGAACAATCTCCAGCTAAATTGGAAAAAGTACGCGATCGTTTGTATGAATTGTTAGCTCAAGGTGTACCGCCCGATGTAATTTTTCAAGGCCTAGTTAAAGAGTTGGTAAGAAATTGTGATATGTCTATCAAGGCGAAGACACTAGAATATGCTGCTTTATATGAACATCGTATGCAAAATGGTGCCAAACATATTTTCCATTTAGAGGCATTTGTGGCACAATTTATGagtatttataagaaatttattgcTGAAGCCATGATGATGGACGATTTTTAA
- the LOC135958076 gene encoding uncharacterized protein LOC135958076: MGKIQFCRICRTEKNLKYTTKELRQLNKKQLLLAHATQQGQGNNRASKKLLLTTPTLGNICQVCDERIQIFHRLDDGGQDSCSDVEIEVVENTNEALPMRLVDTVPNGDFGQRTQRPETPVIVDDDDMLFNIFMQKFDQKTQMQRHPVDSSLAQQQTDRQYVNQFHTPYTPPQSTAGGSEGDESKVIEVLTSRESTPAPTTQALPPPPHSNSNLVDSQGHRIVAIIELDDVDENDQKNNEELHIGLLTPATSSSNELSFTESIEHRSGLLSPIKNSNFKSPRMHDGRVQAQVEEDDDEIVFRKVDIEQGKQTSAIKKRKRKSYDEKELRLVASLSLVSSDSEVEDSPIKVQAKKSAIAPAGETSLLVLQKTFMCNVCKIKLPDSEGLSVHERIHQGVKCTLCQVGFQQVKRLIYHMRRKHREYNGDALAEKPRSGQDSCMTIRLRYMQRTTFYECQLCGRIDEIFREHKEHIIEKHANESKTLKDPIMKQLKCPLCKVKCGAQYLSLCRHLISSHEYQQYRSHLRELVHVSAFGWNAARQQEVAKTAKIFQFIKRKTFFFECKICHKVVAGYLHHLRHVSQHQTSPNEKTKVKIAASAEILPSILATSNTLSLELKKLEENLKNDTVRASKNLQKVDNKSKKLVNKAKLNNKSIQIEKVNEKSKKILKPNENAVQKKYKLKSNQKGNLNKPLKIETSKNTALLKNCKGTESENNESKKKIQIKIKLKPKDKQIKKLPSAEKITKGRPKKDSIKNKEKDNEKLKGKSKVKVKDADQKSQVKKVKVKPPIRQIDLQKYKCKYCLKQFKGFRLYNLHLLQQHKENEYTECNKCNKLYTNSSTTIEHIKQCPQIFPTSKQKRKFSEQPSVSDNLTDISSQPCVKKVPQKCDESFANTEDNYTWLQDLLKLKESSEISDSNSTYVQSTNTALFITKQSKLQCCYCLHLLPNDRALEEHTKDQHSQKTNIVIKYKPFRIINK; encoded by the exons atgggaaaaatacaattttgccGAATATGTAGAACAGAAAAGAACCTGAAATATACGACCAAAGAGTTaagacaattaaataaaaaacaattgctTTTGGCACATGCGACTCAACAGGGTCAAGGAAATAATAGGGCTTCAAAAAAG CTCTTACTCACCACACCCACATTGGGCAATATCTGCCAGGTCTGTGATGAACGCATACAAATATTCCACCGTTTAGATGACGGTGGTCAAGACAGTTGTAGCGATGTTGAAATTGAAGTTGTTGAAAACACAAATGAAGCACTGCCAATGCGACTTGTTGATACTGTACCAAATGGAGATTTTGGTCAAAGAACACAACGTCCAGAAACGCCGGTCATTGTGGATGACGATGACAtgttgtttaatatatttatgcAAAAGTTTGATCAGAAAACCCAAATGCAACGGCATCCAGTGGACTCATCACTGGCACAGCagcagacggacagacagtaTGTAAATCAATTTCATACACCTTATACTCCACCACAATCAACAGCGGGCGGCAGTGAAGGTGATGAATCAAAAGTAATTGAAGTTTTAACATCTCGCGAAAGCACACCCGCCCCAACAACTCAAGCTCTGCCACCACCTCCACATTCGAATTCTAATCTGGTCGATTCACAGGGTCATCGCATTGTGGCCATCATAGAATTAGATGACGTCGATGAGAACgatcaaaaaaataatgaagaaCTACATATCGGTTTATTGACTCCTGCAACGAGTTCTTCAAATGAATTGTCATTTACAGAAAGTATTGAGCACAGGTCTGGTTTACTATCACCGATTAAGAATTCCAACTTTAAAAGTCCACGTATGCATGATGGACGTGTACAAGCACAAGTCGAAGAAGATGACGACGAAATAGTGTTCCGTAAAGTTGATATTGAACAAGGAAAGCAGACTTCAgcaataaaaaaacgaaaacgcAAAAGTTACGACGAAAAGGAACTGCGTTTGGTGGCCAGTTTAAGCTTGGTTTCCAGTGACTCTGAAGTAGAGGACAGTCCGATAAAGGTTCAAGCTAAAAAATCTGCCATTGCTCCTGCAGGTGAAACATCCTTATTAGTTTTACAAAAGACATTTATGTGCAACGTTTGCAAGATAAAATTGCCAGACTCTGAAGGCCTTTCCGTACACGAACGCATTCACCAAGGCGTGAAGTGTACATTGTGTCAAGTCGGTTTTCAACAAGTCAAACGCCTAATCTATCATATGCGTCGCAAACACAGAGAATATAATGGTGATGCTTTGGCTGAAAAACCTCGCTCTGGCCAAGACAGCTGTATGACTATTAGATTACGTTATATGCAACGAACAACCTTTTACGAATGCCAGCTATGTGGCCGTATAGATGAGATATTCAGGGAGCACAAAGAGcatattatagaaaaacatgcCAATGAATCTAAAACACTCAAAGACCCCATAATGAAACAACTCAAATGTCCACTGTGTAAGGTAAAGTGTGGGGCACAGTATTTGTCATTGTGTCGCCATCTAATAAGTTCACATGAATATCAGCAGTACAGAAGTCATCTGAGAGAGTTGGTACATGTGAGTGCATTCGGTTGGAATGCAGCCCGGCAACAAGAGGTGgctaaaacagcaaaaatatttcagtttattAAGAGGAAAACATTCTTTTTTGAGTGTAAAATATGCCACAAAGTCGTTGCAGGCTATTTACATCACTTAAGGCACGTCAGCCAGCATCAAACATCCCCCAACGAAAAGACCAAAGTTAAAATAGCTGCATCTGCTGAAATTCTTCCTTCTATTTTAGCAACATCAAACACCCTGAGTTTAGAACTGAAGAAACTTGAGGAAAACCTGAAAAACGATACAGTTCGTGCATCAAAGAACCTGCAAAAAGTTgataataaatctaaaaaactaGTAAATAAGGCTAAATTGAATAACAAATCAATACAAATAGagaaagttaatgaaaaatctaaaaaaatactaaaaccgAATGAAAATGCTgtacaaaaaaagtacaaattaaaaagtaatCAAAAGGGAAACTTAAATAAACCACTTAAAATCGAGACATCTAAGAATACAGCTTTGTTGAAGAATTGTAAAGGAACGGAGTCGGAAAATAATGAAtctaaaaagaaaatacaaattaaaattaaattaaaaccaaaggataagcaaattaaaaaactacCAAGTGCAGAAAAAATAACCAAAGGAAGACCTAAGAAAGATTCGATCAAAAATAAAGAGAAAGACAATGAAAAACTTAAAGGTAAATCAAAAGTAAAAGTGAAAGATGCTGATCAGAAGTCTCAGGTGAAAAAGGTTAAGGTTAAACCACCCATACGGCAGATTGAtctgcaaaaatataaatgtaaatattgtttaaaacaattcaaaggTTTTCGTTTATACAACTTACATCTTCTGCAACAACACAAAGAAAATGAGTATACTGAATGTAACAAATGTAATAAACTCTATACGAATTCCTCTACCACAATAGAGCATATCAAACAATGTCCACAAATATTCCCCACATCCAAACAAAAACGCAAATTCTCTGAACAACCTTCAGTATCAGACAATTTAACTGACATCAGCTCGCAACCATGTGTAAAAAAAGTGCCTCAGAAGTGTGATGAAAGTTTTGCCAATACAGAAGACAACTACACATGGCTTCAAGACctactaaaattaaaagaatcatCTGAAATTAGTGATAGTAACTCAACTTATGTTCAATCTACCAATACTGCCTTATTCATAACTAAACAATCAAAATTgcaatgttgttattgtttgcaTCTATTACCCAATGACAGAGCATTGGAGGAGCACACAAAAGATCAACATtcacaaaaaacaaatattgttattaaatataaaccttttagaattataaataagtaa